In Flammeovirgaceae bacterium 311, one DNA window encodes the following:
- a CDS encoding hypothetical protein (COG0574 Phosphoenolpyruvate synthase/pyruvate phosphate dikinase), translated as MIKFEFHKPRTIRSFFQMPFSRVEELNEADLPLEEDSYIMIAFKSNMMMEELHHITDNFDERLSEREVVFEMFESLDHNILYIFN; from the coding sequence ATGATCAAATTTGAATTTCACAAGCCAAGAACCATCCGTTCCTTCTTTCAAATGCCATTCTCAAGGGTAGAAGAACTGAATGAGGCTGACTTACCATTAGAAGAAGACTCTTATATTATGATTGCCTTCAAGAGCAATATGATGATGGAAGAGCTACACCACATCACCGACAATTTTGATGAACGATTATCAGAAAGGGAAGTAGTCTTTGAGATGTTTGAGTCACTCGATCATAATATTTTGTATATCTTTAACTGA
- a CDS encoding IS5 family transposase, orfA (COG3293 Transposase and inactivated derivatives) has protein sequence MKLTDKQWEVIKDMIPDGPKRTDGKGRPWRDKRDVLEGILWILKTGAQWSHLPPMYPPYQTCHRRFQQWREQGVMQKVVETLARDLHERGGVDLSECFIDGSFCMAKKGDLLLARLNGERGPRSWQSQMLVVLYYLSQSNQHLPTK, from the coding sequence ATGAAGTTGACAGATAAGCAGTGGGAAGTGATAAAGGACATGATTCCTGATGGTCCAAAGAGGACAGATGGTAAAGGCAGACCCTGGCGAGATAAGCGAGATGTGCTGGAAGGAATACTTTGGATTTTGAAGACAGGAGCACAGTGGAGCCATTTGCCTCCCATGTATCCTCCTTATCAAACCTGTCACAGGAGATTCCAGCAATGGCGAGAACAGGGAGTGATGCAGAAGGTGGTAGAGACCCTGGCAAGAGATCTTCATGAAAGAGGCGGTGTGGATTTGAGCGAGTGCTTTATTGACGGCTCATTCTGCATGGCCAAAAAGGGGGATCTTCTGTTGGCAAGACTAAACGGGGAAAGGGGACCAAGATCATGGCAGTCACAGATGCTGGTGGTACTATACTATCTGTCTCAATCCAATCAGCATCTCCCCACGAAGTAA
- a CDS encoding hypothetical protein (COG3293 Transposase and inactivated derivatives), translating into MENVIEERFIEELPERLIGDKAYDSDPLDEALRQQGIEMIAPHRGNRTKKKTQDGRKLRRYKRRWKVERFFAWLFNYRRCVTRYEYNVENYKAFILLACMLILLKPFMR; encoded by the coding sequence GTGGAGAATGTGATAGAGGAGCGCTTTATTGAAGAACTGCCAGAGCGGCTTATTGGTGATAAAGCCTATGATTCAGATCCTTTAGATGAAGCTTTACGGCAGCAAGGCATTGAAATGATTGCTCCTCATAGGGGCAACAGAACCAAAAAAAAGACGCAAGATGGCAGGAAATTAAGGCGCTATAAAAGAAGATGGAAGGTTGAAAGGTTCTTCGCCTGGCTCTTCAATTATAGAAGATGTGTGACCAGATATGAATACAATGTAGAGAACTATAAAGCATTCATTTTGCTGGCTTGCATGCTAATTCTGCTAAAACCATTTATGAGATAG
- a CDS encoding hypothetical protein (COG3586 Uncharacterized conserved protein), which produces MDLYRLNRSKLEEVKNVPFKLESEIQRLVEENISILFSLEFVKSEFQLNGLRIDTLGFDAQTHSFVIIEYKRGKNYSVIDQGYSYLSLLLNNKADFILEYLERTNRSLRKDDVDWSQSRVLFISPQFTTYQKQSIEFKDLPFELWEIRRYSNDTIILNQHKSSSQESVNTIIAKDDRAEQVSREIVVYTEEDHYRKGSLEVQELAQNLKERILELDNIETNPVKHYIGFKYNKRLVTDFEVQRTKLRLRINLKKGMLDDPKNSFRDVSNIGTFGVGDYEAVVTQDTDLDYLMSCIKQSYQFHSA; this is translated from the coding sequence ATGGACCTTTACAGACTGAACAGAAGCAAGCTAGAAGAAGTCAAGAACGTGCCTTTCAAGCTAGAAAGTGAGATTCAAAGGTTAGTTGAAGAAAATATTAGTATTCTATTCAGCTTAGAGTTTGTAAAGTCTGAATTTCAACTTAATGGACTGAGAATAGATACTCTGGGCTTTGATGCACAAACACACTCCTTTGTCATTATTGAGTATAAAAGAGGAAAAAACTATTCCGTTATTGATCAGGGATATTCTTATTTATCACTGCTTTTAAATAACAAGGCAGATTTTATTCTGGAGTACCTGGAACGTACAAATCGATCTTTAAGAAAAGACGATGTAGATTGGAGCCAATCAAGAGTACTTTTTATCTCACCCCAATTTACTACTTATCAGAAACAGAGTATAGAATTCAAGGACTTACCCTTCGAGCTCTGGGAGATCAGAAGATATTCAAATGATACCATAATTTTAAATCAGCACAAGTCAAGCAGTCAGGAGAGTGTAAACACAATCATAGCCAAAGATGATCGTGCAGAGCAAGTGAGCAGAGAAATTGTTGTTTATACTGAAGAAGACCACTATAGGAAAGGTTCACTAGAAGTACAGGAGCTGGCGCAAAATCTGAAAGAGCGTATATTAGAGTTAGATAATATTGAAACCAATCCTGTAAAACATTATATAGGCTTTAAGTATAACAAACGTTTAGTTACCGATTTCGAAGTTCAGAGAACTAAGCTTAGGTTAAGGATAAATCTCAAGAAAGGTATGCTGGATGACCCAAAAAATTCATTTAGAGATGTATCCAATATTGGTACTTTTGGTGTTGGAGACTATGAAGCTGTAGTTACCCAAGATACTGATTTAGATTACTTAATGAGCTGCATTAAGCAATCATACCAGTTTCACAGTGCATAA
- a CDS encoding hypothetical protein (COG1714 Predicted membrane protein/domain): MKIIGAFYLYFGTILHISKPIQLLVQQGSTTDAVAANVPSPINHTEALSQRGEEIEYPSLLKRYQATFIDSMLLFLIFILLSVAVEDAQYKTGLILTVVGILLLTYEPLLSCYSATLGQRMMNIRVRSVYDTAQPISLRKAYFRFFTKGLLGWISFLTIHSNTQKRAMHDYAADSVMIRRGDVSNRSSNEIQP, translated from the coding sequence TTGAAAATCATAGGGGCCTTTTATTTATATTTCGGCACTATCCTTCATATCTCAAAGCCAATCCAACTGCTGGTACAGCAAGGATCTACTACAGATGCTGTTGCAGCAAATGTACCCTCCCCTATAAATCATACTGAAGCCCTATCCCAGAGAGGTGAAGAGATTGAATACCCAAGCCTGCTAAAGCGTTATCAAGCTACCTTTATCGACAGCATGCTGCTATTCCTCATCTTTATTTTGCTTTCCGTAGCAGTGGAAGATGCTCAATATAAAACAGGCCTTATCCTTACGGTGGTAGGAATACTCCTATTGACTTACGAGCCCTTACTTAGCTGCTATTCCGCTACGCTTGGTCAAAGGATGATGAACATCAGGGTGAGAAGTGTTTATGACACTGCGCAACCCATTTCACTGAGGAAAGCTTATTTTCGATTTTTTACCAAAGGGCTCCTGGGCTGGATTTCTTTCCTGACAATACACTCCAATACACAAAAGCGGGCTATGCACGACTATGCGGCGGATAGTGTGATGATCAGGAGGGGTGATGTAAGCAACAGAAGCTCTAATGAGATTCAGCCCTAA
- a CDS encoding hypothetical protein (COG4680 Uncharacterized protein conserved in bacteria) — MKNIIALKILRDFYEKYPDSEPSLLYWIQATKRAEWNKPSDVIADFPTADIIKNDRVIFNISGNKYRLVVSINYTTKYVYIRFIGTHKQYDSIDVHTI; from the coding sequence ATGAAGAATATAATAGCACTAAAGATACTACGGGACTTTTACGAGAAATACCCAGACTCAGAACCATCACTGCTATACTGGATTCAGGCCACTAAAAGAGCAGAATGGAATAAACCCTCTGATGTGATCGCAGATTTTCCCACTGCGGACATAATCAAGAATGATAGGGTAATTTTTAACATATCCGGTAATAAGTACAGACTCGTAGTATCAATTAATTATACCACCAAGTACGTCTACATCCGTTTTATAGGAACACATAAACAGTATGACAGCATTGATGTACACACCATCTAG
- a CDS encoding putative transcription regulator containing HTH domain (COG5499 Predicted transcription regulator containing HTH domain) → MKWNKVITTEQEYFKVLKRLDEIFHAHPDTLEGMEAELLVTLVEKWESQNYPIKALDPIDAIKEGMVVKGLKDKDLVEAIGSKSGVSQILNRKRYLTVEMIRRLSDLLNISVEVLIQPYELNGNKELETSH, encoded by the coding sequence ATGAAATGGAATAAAGTGATTACAACTGAACAAGAATATTTCAAAGTACTTAAACGACTAGATGAAATATTTCACGCGCATCCTGATACATTAGAAGGAATGGAAGCGGAATTGCTTGTTACTCTTGTAGAGAAGTGGGAGTCACAAAATTATCCTATCAAAGCACTAGACCCTATTGATGCAATCAAAGAAGGCATGGTAGTAAAAGGATTGAAGGATAAAGATTTAGTCGAAGCAATAGGAAGTAAGTCAGGAGTTAGTCAAATATTGAATAGAAAGCGATATTTAACAGTTGAAATGATTAGGAGACTATCTGACTTACTTAATATCTCTGTAGAGGTTCTTATTCAACCCTATGAATTAAATGGAAATAAAGAGCTCGAGACTTCACATTGA
- a CDS encoding RecQ familyATP-dependent DNA helicase (COG0514 Superfamily II DNA helicase) yields MKGVAFFDIEVVQQPKEKIVSIGVYHETNAWRTLSLHDFERFCEKATVLCGHNIFAHDIPQLIKAGVSPQFSKKAFIDTLYLSPLLFPNKPYHRLIKDYQLISGHFNNPVEDAKLACMVLEECLEAYHSLPIDFKSILADLLKNQPQFSTFFKLVIDSREPSLKNECLDSRIHGHFMGRICQHADLNAIIQQQPLVLGYALSLINATDPGSVIPPWLLFKFPPLTGVMHQLRSHSCQQASCHYCTTNLSALAGLQKYYAYENFRKFSEREHIPLQQEVVEAALRGESLLAVFPTGGGKSLSFQLPALMKGVANRGLTVIISPLQALMKDQVDVLQNRFDVTSAVAINGLLSPLERADAIERVRQGGISLLYIAPESLRSNTILKLLKGRYIERFVIDEAHCFSSWGQDFRVDYLYIGRFLRELTNAKNLQSAIPVSCFTATAKPEVVQDIIQYFKKETGLNLKLYQTSAARKNLHFHAAVAESKDHKIQQLEDLLQEVTEPAIVYVSRTKTAVHVAEELKKRGFKAAAFHGKMEPDVKISTQDNFMRGENNIIVATSAFGMGVDKENVKMVVHYDISDSLENYQQEAGRAGRKPDLEAHCHLLFDENDLNEHFALLNQTKLSKKEIGQIWKAIKDFKRTKFTKSALEIAKQAGWETDVMELETRVKAAIAALEDVHYVKREQNSPRIFAQSILVRNVEEANKLIKTNGERFPDKLEQDAIRIYQYLISREDTMIDYLSDDLGIHKETVVRILLHFKELGLLGDTRDLTALINPARSEKSTERCYQRSIRLEEALIAFLMPVEEVHTLKISLRECNEKLIEGGCESSSVESIRNLLQYWEHQQWIRKERLEAHHMVYSLQFRLNRPAIQEKFSARKALAAEVVRWLSKENIGKVASKEKREEAAQQFSMLEMKTQIEAQNIFLAKASLVEYESILLYLHFIGAIKLEGGLFVLYNPMTIVREEKNPLKQYTNEDYAKLEKHYEKKVEQIHIIGEYARKQLRNHIEALRFVDDYFRLSYDHFINTYFGGKKVNLKQPITDKKFKEIFGRLSQEQLAVVKDNKNNKILVGAGPGSGKTRVLVHKVASLLMMEDVKPEQFLMLTFSRPAATEFKERLYELIGKPAFQVDIFTYHGLAFQLLGRVGDLNKSEEVIQQATEALRKEEIQADRIKCKSVVVVDEYQDINQQEYEFLNQITALADEVRVIVVGDDDQNIYEFRGSSLVYMRSFVEEQQAKQYLLSKNYRAKANLVAFSNQFLGLFRSERLKAGLPLTAEATANGLLQITLHSNNSNLITPLVQDLVDRGLQGTTAVLTYTNEEAMLVQHLLKQANVPARLIAAQDGFSLRQLLELKCFSIYLHQEVNQELGFISQVLWERSREKIERQFSESADLPLVLEVIKGFERDFGKRKFWSDWLAYLQEVKTENFAFPDANRVLVSTMHKAKGKEFDHVFLLLQRYPLTTESKKRVVYVAITRAKESLHIHTDQSYFNKFSVQDLQIFRNNEIYPAPQEIELELGMSDVWLGLFKQPKVINLVKELRAGKVLETPLALTNGLAVHQQCVVKFSSKFKEKLTQLEAQGYKCRRAEVAHIVVWYCEEENKEFRVVLPRLFLEH; encoded by the coding sequence ATGAAAGGGGTTGCTTTTTTCGATATAGAGGTAGTACAGCAGCCAAAAGAGAAGATTGTGAGCATTGGGGTGTATCACGAAACGAATGCCTGGCGTACCCTTTCCCTTCATGATTTTGAGCGCTTCTGTGAAAAGGCCACGGTGCTGTGCGGCCATAATATTTTTGCACATGATATCCCTCAATTAATCAAAGCTGGCGTTTCTCCCCAATTTTCGAAGAAAGCGTTCATTGACACCCTCTATCTTTCACCTCTTTTATTTCCAAATAAACCTTACCATCGCCTCATAAAAGATTATCAGTTGATAAGCGGGCATTTTAATAATCCTGTAGAAGATGCAAAGCTTGCCTGTATGGTGCTTGAGGAATGCCTGGAGGCTTATCACTCCCTACCGATAGACTTCAAGAGTATCTTAGCTGATCTGCTGAAAAATCAGCCGCAATTCTCTACATTCTTCAAACTGGTAATCGACTCGAGGGAGCCTTCACTTAAAAATGAGTGTCTTGACAGTAGGATTCATGGTCACTTCATGGGCAGAATTTGTCAGCATGCAGATCTAAATGCTATTATTCAACAGCAGCCGTTGGTACTGGGATATGCATTGTCCCTCATCAATGCCACAGATCCTGGTTCTGTAATTCCTCCCTGGTTACTGTTCAAATTTCCTCCATTAACAGGGGTAATGCATCAGCTCAGGTCCCATTCCTGCCAACAGGCCTCTTGCCACTACTGCACCACAAATCTGTCGGCATTGGCAGGACTTCAAAAGTATTATGCGTATGAGAATTTTAGAAAGTTCAGTGAAAGGGAGCACATTCCTCTGCAGCAAGAGGTGGTGGAGGCAGCATTGCGTGGGGAGTCGCTGCTGGCAGTTTTTCCTACCGGGGGTGGTAAATCTTTAAGTTTTCAGCTTCCGGCCTTGATGAAAGGTGTGGCAAACAGGGGACTGACCGTGATCATATCTCCCTTACAGGCCCTTATGAAAGACCAGGTAGATGTGCTTCAAAATCGTTTTGATGTAACAAGTGCCGTTGCTATCAATGGCTTGCTATCTCCCCTAGAACGTGCAGATGCAATTGAAAGAGTGCGACAAGGCGGGATAAGCCTTCTCTACATTGCCCCTGAGTCTTTGCGCTCCAATACCATCCTGAAACTTCTGAAAGGCAGGTACATTGAGCGCTTCGTGATTGACGAAGCCCACTGCTTCTCCAGCTGGGGTCAGGATTTTAGGGTAGATTACCTCTACATCGGCAGGTTTCTGCGTGAATTGACAAACGCGAAAAATCTTCAGTCTGCTATTCCTGTTTCCTGTTTCACGGCCACTGCCAAGCCCGAAGTGGTGCAGGATATTATTCAGTATTTTAAGAAGGAGACTGGACTGAACCTAAAGCTCTACCAAACCAGTGCTGCGCGTAAAAACCTTCACTTTCATGCTGCTGTTGCGGAAAGCAAGGACCATAAAATACAGCAATTGGAAGACTTGTTGCAGGAAGTGACCGAACCCGCTATTGTATATGTGAGCCGCACCAAAACGGCTGTACATGTTGCAGAAGAATTGAAAAAAAGGGGATTTAAGGCAGCCGCTTTCCATGGTAAGATGGAGCCCGATGTAAAAATCAGCACCCAGGACAATTTTATGCGGGGAGAGAATAACATCATCGTCGCTACCTCGGCCTTTGGGATGGGTGTTGATAAAGAAAATGTAAAGATGGTGGTGCATTATGATATCTCTGACTCACTGGAAAATTATCAGCAGGAAGCAGGGCGGGCTGGTCGTAAACCAGATCTGGAAGCCCATTGCCATTTGCTGTTCGATGAGAACGACCTGAATGAACACTTCGCTCTGCTGAACCAAACTAAACTTAGCAAAAAGGAAATAGGGCAGATCTGGAAGGCCATCAAGGACTTTAAGCGCACCAAGTTTACAAAATCAGCTTTGGAAATAGCAAAGCAAGCCGGCTGGGAAACCGATGTGATGGAGCTTGAAACACGGGTGAAAGCAGCCATTGCTGCGCTGGAAGATGTACATTATGTAAAGCGGGAGCAAAACTCTCCGAGAATTTTTGCGCAGAGTATCCTAGTCCGGAATGTTGAGGAAGCCAATAAGCTGATAAAGACTAATGGGGAGAGATTTCCCGATAAGCTGGAACAGGATGCCATCAGGATTTACCAGTACCTGATTTCCCGAGAGGATACTATGATTGACTATCTTTCCGACGACCTGGGTATCCATAAAGAGACGGTGGTGCGGATCCTGCTGCACTTCAAGGAGTTAGGCCTGCTGGGTGATACCCGCGACCTAACTGCCTTGATCAACCCAGCGAGAAGTGAAAAAAGTACAGAACGCTGTTACCAGCGTAGCATTCGGCTAGAGGAGGCACTGATTGCTTTTCTGATGCCTGTAGAAGAAGTACATACCCTTAAAATTAGTCTAAGAGAGTGCAATGAAAAACTAATAGAAGGAGGATGTGAAAGCAGCTCTGTAGAATCCATCCGCAATCTACTCCAATACTGGGAACATCAACAGTGGATTCGCAAAGAACGGCTGGAGGCGCACCACATGGTTTACAGCCTCCAGTTCAGATTAAATCGGCCGGCAATTCAGGAAAAATTTAGCGCCAGAAAGGCACTGGCTGCTGAGGTGGTTCGCTGGCTATCCAAAGAAAATATTGGCAAAGTAGCCAGCAAAGAAAAGCGGGAAGAAGCAGCGCAGCAGTTTTCAATGCTGGAGATGAAAACTCAGATTGAAGCTCAAAATATCTTCTTAGCAAAAGCTTCCCTGGTAGAATACGAATCCATCCTGCTCTATCTGCACTTTATAGGGGCTATCAAGCTGGAAGGGGGACTTTTTGTGCTTTACAATCCCATGACAATTGTCCGGGAGGAAAAAAATCCATTAAAACAGTATACGAATGAGGATTACGCCAAACTCGAAAAGCACTACGAAAAGAAGGTAGAGCAAATCCACATCATTGGCGAATATGCACGAAAGCAACTTCGCAATCATATTGAAGCACTTAGATTCGTGGATGATTACTTTCGCCTCAGCTATGATCATTTTATTAACACGTATTTCGGAGGAAAAAAAGTAAATCTCAAACAGCCGATAACTGATAAGAAATTCAAAGAGATCTTTGGCAGGCTCTCCCAGGAACAGTTAGCCGTAGTTAAAGACAATAAGAATAACAAAATTCTGGTCGGAGCAGGACCTGGCAGCGGTAAAACAAGGGTACTCGTACACAAGGTAGCCTCTTTACTGATGATGGAGGACGTAAAGCCTGAACAGTTTCTGATGCTTACCTTTTCCCGACCAGCAGCGACTGAATTTAAAGAACGTTTGTATGAGCTCATTGGAAAGCCCGCCTTTCAAGTAGACATCTTCACCTATCATGGTTTAGCATTTCAGCTATTGGGACGCGTGGGTGATCTCAATAAATCTGAAGAGGTGATTCAGCAGGCTACAGAGGCACTTCGGAAGGAAGAGATTCAAGCAGATCGTATCAAGTGTAAGAGCGTGGTGGTGGTAGATGAGTACCAGGATATCAACCAGCAGGAATATGAATTTCTAAACCAGATTACCGCACTTGCCGATGAGGTACGGGTAATTGTGGTAGGCGACGACGACCAAAATATTTATGAATTCCGGGGATCATCATTGGTATACATGCGCAGCTTTGTGGAAGAACAGCAGGCAAAGCAATACCTCCTCAGCAAGAACTATAGAGCTAAAGCTAATCTGGTAGCATTCTCTAACCAGTTTCTGGGGTTATTCCGATCTGAACGTCTTAAAGCCGGACTTCCTCTCACGGCTGAAGCAACTGCCAATGGTTTATTGCAGATTACCCTTCATTCGAACAATTCAAACCTCATCACTCCGCTGGTTCAGGATTTGGTAGATCGTGGGCTACAGGGTACCACGGCAGTACTTACTTATACCAATGAGGAAGCCATGTTGGTACAACATCTGCTAAAACAGGCGAATGTTCCTGCCCGGCTCATTGCGGCTCAGGATGGATTTTCTCTAAGGCAGCTCCTTGAGCTGAAATGTTTCTCCATTTACCTTCACCAGGAGGTAAATCAGGAGCTAGGGTTTATTTCGCAGGTATTATGGGAGAGAAGTCGTGAGAAGATAGAGCGGCAGTTTAGTGAATCAGCAGATTTACCCCTGGTATTAGAGGTGATTAAAGGCTTCGAACGAGATTTTGGTAAGCGCAAGTTTTGGTCCGACTGGCTAGCCTATCTACAGGAGGTTAAAACTGAGAATTTTGCTTTTCCGGACGCAAACAGGGTGCTGGTGTCTACCATGCACAAAGCTAAGGGCAAAGAGTTTGACCATGTATTTTTATTGTTGCAGCGTTATCCCTTAACTACGGAATCCAAAAAGCGGGTTGTATATGTAGCGATCACCAGAGCAAAGGAAAGTCTGCATATTCATACTGATCAAAGCTATTTCAATAAGTTTAGTGTGCAGGATCTCCAGATCTTCAGAAACAATGAAATTTATCCAGCACCTCAAGAAATAGAATTAGAATTAGGCATGTCTGATGTTTGGCTCGGTCTGTTTAAACAGCCTAAGGTTATCAATCTGGTGAAAGAGCTAAGGGCAGGAAAGGTTTTGGAAACACCTTTAGCGCTAACTAATGGCTTGGCCGTTCATCAACAATGTGTCGTAAAGTTCTCCTCAAAGTTCAAAGAAAAGCTAACACAGCTAGAAGCGCAGGGATACAAATGCCGCAGGGCAGAAGTGGCACACATCGTAGTGTGGTATTGTGAAGAAGAGAATAAGGAGTTTCGGGTAGTGTTGCCTAGATTGTTTTTGGAGCACTAA
- a CDS encoding hypothetical protein (COG1397 ADP-ribosylglycohydrolase), with translation MESKIRAALLGLAVGDALGVPYEFLSRQELQQSPCKTMRGYGTHDQPPGTWSDDSSLAFCLAEALSQQPFKLESVAMNFKRWLGEGYWTPHGRVFDIGIATREAIHRLTQGVQPDLAGGFDEWSNGNGSLMRILPLLFYIKDLPVEERWSLTKHVSSITHAHIRSVIASFYYLEYARFLLMGNTKEEAYLLSAQVLRQFLRQKEINPAEVTHFKRLLENDIATLEEDEIKSSGYVVHCLEASIWCLLTTSSYEDAVLKAVNLGEDTDTTAAVTGGLAGLLYGESSIPQEWLSQLARRKDIEDLCNKFSGAMQD, from the coding sequence ATGGAATCAAAAATACGAGCAGCGCTGTTAGGTCTGGCTGTTGGCGATGCTTTAGGCGTTCCCTATGAATTCCTTTCCCGCCAGGAGCTTCAGCAAAGTCCATGCAAAACGATGCGCGGGTATGGCACACACGATCAGCCCCCTGGCACCTGGTCGGACGATAGCTCCCTAGCTTTTTGTCTGGCAGAAGCATTGAGCCAGCAGCCTTTTAAACTGGAGTCTGTTGCCATGAATTTTAAGCGCTGGCTGGGAGAAGGGTATTGGACACCGCATGGCAGGGTGTTCGACATTGGCATTGCTACCCGGGAGGCTATTCATCGGCTGACACAAGGAGTACAACCTGATCTTGCCGGAGGATTTGATGAGTGGAGCAATGGCAATGGCTCTCTGATGAGAATTCTCCCCCTGCTGTTCTACATAAAAGACCTTCCAGTAGAAGAGCGTTGGTCGTTAACTAAGCATGTTTCGTCTATCACCCACGCTCACATACGCTCTGTCATTGCTAGCTTTTACTATCTTGAGTACGCTCGTTTCCTGCTCATGGGAAATACCAAAGAAGAAGCTTATCTGCTGTCAGCACAGGTGCTGCGACAGTTTCTACGGCAAAAGGAAATAAATCCGGCAGAGGTAACCCATTTTAAGCGACTCCTGGAAAATGATATTGCCACGCTGGAGGAAGACGAAATAAAATCCAGTGGCTATGTGGTGCATTGCCTAGAGGCCAGCATTTGGTGCCTGCTCACTACCAGTAGCTATGAAGATGCTGTACTAAAAGCTGTAAACCTCGGAGAAGATACTGATACTACCGCTGCTGTTACTGGTGGACTGGCCGGATTGCTCTATGGCGAAAGTAGTATTCCACAGGAGTGGTTATCACAGCTTGCAAGAAGAAAAGATATTGAAGATCTGTGCAATAAATTTTCGGGTGCAATGCAAGATTAA
- a CDS encoding helicase (COG0537 Diadenosine tetraphosphate (Ap4A) hydrolase and other HIT family hydrolases) — MSVFSQIPEDRIIHQGQHFFLVRDIYPVSPGHTLIISKEEKMDFFQLNAEERDELNELLLVARELIEKEFTPHGYNIGMNCGEAAGQTVMHFHCHIIPRFLGDMDDPRGGIRHCVEGRGYY; from the coding sequence ATGAGCGTGTTTAGCCAAATACCTGAAGATCGTATTATACATCAAGGTCAGCATTTCTTTTTGGTGCGAGACATTTATCCGGTTTCACCAGGTCACACCCTCATCATCTCCAAGGAAGAAAAAATGGATTTCTTCCAATTGAATGCCGAGGAACGGGATGAACTGAATGAACTTTTACTCGTTGCCCGAGAACTGATTGAAAAAGAATTCACACCCCATGGCTATAACATTGGGATGAACTGTGGAGAAGCGGCTGGCCAGACTGTAATGCACTTTCATTGCCATATAATTCCTAGATTCCTGGGTGACATGGACGATCCAAGGGGAGGTATTCGACATTGTGTAGAAGGAAGAGGGTATTATTAA
- a CDS encoding hypothetical protein (COG0317 Guanosine polyphosphate pyrophosphohydrolases/synthetases), whose protein sequence is MSTLKKAIEIAVAAHKDQVDKTGSPYVEHLFRVMNLGKNEEEKICGVLHDLVEDTYWTFEDLSTEGFSSEIMDALRCVTKTSETKDYNAFIDRIVCNRLAIAVKINDLTDNLDVRRLDAISKKDVPRINKYLKAYKRLVALKNQ, encoded by the coding sequence ATGTCCACTCTTAAAAAAGCTATTGAAATTGCCGTTGCGGCACATAAAGACCAGGTAGATAAGACCGGCAGCCCCTATGTAGAGCACCTCTTCCGGGTGATGAACCTGGGAAAGAACGAAGAAGAAAAGATTTGTGGTGTGCTGCATGACCTGGTGGAGGATACTTACTGGACCTTTGAAGATTTAAGCACAGAGGGCTTTTCTTCTGAAATCATGGATGCCCTTCGCTGTGTCACCAAAACATCTGAAACCAAAGATTACAATGCTTTCATAGACAGGATCGTGTGCAACCGGCTTGCTATAGCAGTAAAAATTAATGATCTAACTGATAACCTGGACGTTCGTCGTCTCGATGCCATTAGCAAAAAAGATGTACCCAGGATCAATAAGTACCTGAAGGCATATAAGCGATTGGTTGCACTGAAAAATCAGTAG